A part of Mucilaginibacter defluvii genomic DNA contains:
- the bshC gene encoding bacillithiol biosynthesis cysteine-adding enzyme BshC: MDANCISYKDTGFFSQTVIDYVDDAPALRPFYGYRPDMGGFAKLLAAKTVTADRQVLVDILTHQYNAITHIDGELTKTPLERIKELLSVDTYTVTTGHQLNIFAGPLYFIYKIVTAIKLSQQLKAQFPDKNFVPVYWMASEDHDFAEINYTNIGGKKVHWWYEASGATGRINPDSMRQALNQYKGVLGLENHALPLAQIVEKAYTGFDKLADATRYLVNALFGQYGLVVIDADDIAFKKQFAPIIERDIIEQNSFKLISATNVELQKLGVSIQVNPREINFFYLLDGLRERLVFEDNAYKVLNTEIAFSEAELKAEIAEHPERFSPNVVMRPLYQECILPNIAYIGGGAEVVYWLELKSNFEHYGVDFPILILRNSGLVIPKKTSVKIEQMELLAADLFKPTDLIKNDWVKKHSDHTLSLNEEWQELQAVFEKIKQRAQKIDPTLAPSTEAVSSRLKHAIDNLEKKLVKAERSNYHTRLEQVEQIKAELFPKNSLQERAENFGLFYVKWGQQFIDELIKHFEPLEFKFTVLSE, encoded by the coding sequence ATGGATGCTAATTGTATCAGCTATAAGGATACCGGTTTCTTTTCGCAAACGGTAATTGATTACGTGGACGATGCCCCGGCACTTCGCCCGTTTTATGGCTACCGTCCGGATATGGGTGGCTTTGCCAAACTGCTGGCCGCTAAAACCGTAACTGCCGACAGGCAGGTATTGGTTGATATACTCACCCACCAGTATAATGCCATTACGCATATTGATGGCGAGCTGACAAAAACCCCGCTTGAACGTATAAAAGAACTTTTATCGGTAGATACTTATACGGTTACTACCGGCCATCAGCTTAATATTTTTGCCGGTCCGCTTTACTTTATTTATAAGATAGTAACGGCCATTAAGCTTAGCCAACAGCTAAAAGCACAATTTCCGGATAAAAACTTTGTACCCGTTTACTGGATGGCCAGTGAAGATCATGATTTTGCCGAGATAAACTATACCAATATAGGCGGCAAAAAGGTACACTGGTGGTATGAAGCATCGGGCGCTACAGGGCGTATTAACCCGGATAGTATGCGCCAGGCCCTTAACCAATACAAAGGTGTGCTGGGTTTGGAGAACCATGCCCTGCCATTAGCACAGATAGTTGAAAAGGCCTACACTGGTTTTGATAAACTGGCCGATGCTACCCGTTACCTGGTGAACGCCTTGTTCGGTCAATATGGCTTGGTGGTTATTGACGCGGATGATATCGCCTTTAAAAAACAATTTGCGCCGATAATTGAGCGCGATATTATTGAACAAAACAGCTTTAAACTCATCAGCGCTACCAACGTAGAGTTGCAGAAACTGGGTGTAAGCATACAGGTAAACCCACGCGAGATCAACTTTTTTTACCTGTTGGATGGCTTGCGCGAACGCCTGGTTTTTGAGGATAATGCTTACAAAGTACTAAATACTGAAATAGCTTTTAGCGAGGCCGAATTGAAAGCCGAAATTGCGGAGCACCCTGAACGTTTTAGTCCGAACGTGGTAATGCGCCCGCTTTACCAGGAATGTATTTTACCCAACATTGCCTACATTGGCGGTGGTGCTGAGGTGGTTTACTGGCTCGAACTAAAATCAAATTTTGAACATTACGGGGTTGATTTCCCTATACTGATACTGCGTAACTCCGGCCTGGTAATTCCTAAAAAAACATCCGTCAAAATTGAGCAGATGGAGCTTTTGGCGGCCGATCTGTTTAAACCTACCGACCTGATCAAAAACGACTGGGTAAAAAAGCATAGCGATCATACCCTCTCCCTTAACGAGGAATGGCAGGAGCTACAAGCCGTTTTTGAAAAGATAAAACAACGCGCCCAAAAGATCGATCCAACCCTTGCCCCGTCAACCGAAGCGGTAAGCTCAAGGCTTAAACATGCTATTGATAACCTGGAGAAAAAACTGGTGAAGGCCGAAAGATCAAACTACCATACCCGGTTGGAACAGGTAGAGCAGATCAAGGCAGAGCTATTCCCTAAAAACAGCTTGCAGGAACGTGCCGAAAACTTCGGTTTGTTCTATGTAAAGTGGGGGCAACAATTTATCGATGAGTTGATCAAACACTTTGAGCCGTTGGAGTTTAAATTTACCGTGCTATCGGAATAA
- a CDS encoding acyl-CoA dehydrogenase, whose product MHPSTLLKPEWVDTIRRHVPEAEKSGKLHPAQLALVHEQGWFKFLVPAIYSGLELNLPDQVRLEESLAWANGSLGWVVTLCSGAGWFGGFIEPDAAQEIFAHSQLCLAGSGAPSGTATITEGGYIINGEWKYASGIQHATHVTANCVIKQGDETVLNADGSPLILPFVFNREDVNIQSAWKYVGMMATGSDAYRVDSLFVKANRCFKIDASAAKVDGALYYYPFMQLAEATLTANMSGMAIHFTDLCETLFADKPFRGRYNAAQQHKVQQLLHESIAKLNQTRADFYRAVDASWQAVSQKTDSAGALQAVSKTSHTLATLARNIVDELYPYCGLIAANPDTEINQVWRDLHTASQHSLFTFAD is encoded by the coding sequence ATGCATCCATCTACCTTGTTAAAACCCGAATGGGTTGATACCATACGCCGCCACGTTCCTGAAGCCGAAAAGAGCGGTAAGCTGCACCCGGCGCAGTTGGCGCTGGTGCATGAGCAGGGTTGGTTCAAATTTTTGGTACCTGCAATCTATTCGGGCCTCGAACTTAACCTGCCCGACCAGGTACGCCTGGAGGAGAGCCTGGCCTGGGCCAACGGCAGTTTAGGCTGGGTTGTTACCCTATGCAGCGGCGCGGGCTGGTTTGGTGGTTTTATTGAGCCGGATGCCGCTCAGGAGATATTCGCTCACTCGCAGCTTTGCCTGGCAGGCAGCGGCGCGCCAAGCGGTACGGCTACAATTACGGAGGGCGGCTATATCATTAACGGCGAATGGAAATATGCCAGCGGCATACAGCACGCTACCCATGTAACCGCCAACTGCGTAATTAAACAAGGCGATGAAACTGTATTGAATGCTGATGGCTCGCCGCTGATACTGCCATTTGTATTTAACCGGGAGGATGTTAACATACAATCGGCATGGAAGTATGTGGGCATGATGGCTACCGGCAGCGATGCTTATCGGGTAGATAGCCTGTTTGTAAAAGCTAACCGTTGTTTTAAGATAGATGCATCAGCAGCTAAGGTAGATGGGGCGTTGTACTACTATCCCTTTATGCAGTTAGCCGAAGCCACACTGACCGCCAACATGAGCGGCATGGCCATTCACTTTACTGATCTGTGCGAAACCCTGTTTGCCGACAAGCCTTTTCGTGGCCGGTACAATGCCGCGCAGCAGCACAAAGTGCAGCAGCTATTACATGAAAGCATTGCTAAATTAAACCAGACACGCGCTGATTTTTACCGGGCGGTTGATGCATCGTGGCAGGCTGTAAGTCAAAAGACTGACAGTGCCGGGGCATTACAGGCTGTCAGCAAAACATCGCATACCTTGGCTACACTTGCCCGGAATATAGTAGATGAGTTATATCCTTACTGCGGATTGATAGCCGCCAATCCGGATACGGAGATCAACCAGGTATGGCGCGATCTGCATACGGCCAGCCAGCATAGTTTATTTACTTTTGCTGATTGA
- the pnuC gene encoding nicotinamide riboside transporter PnuC, producing MQHWIELFITQIKETGPLQWVATIFGMAEVLLAKRNNILLYPAGIVGIVLSLYLLVDVKLYAEAALNMYYLVMSIYGWIYWTRKRDEPPVQISYANRSEWMVTVAISLGGWAVLYLLLKYFTPSDVPILDSFVSSTAWAGMWLLARRKIENWVLLNISNFVAVPLLFYKGLPLFACLTIFLFVVAIFGYIDWKKKLDGKINVAAN from the coding sequence ATGCAACACTGGATAGAACTATTCATAACACAAATAAAAGAAACCGGCCCGCTGCAGTGGGTTGCCACCATATTCGGCATGGCCGAGGTGCTGCTGGCTAAGCGGAATAATATACTGCTTTATCCGGCGGGTATCGTCGGTATTGTATTGTCGTTGTATTTGTTGGTAGATGTTAAGCTGTATGCCGAGGCCGCGTTAAATATGTATTACCTGGTGATGAGTATTTACGGCTGGATATACTGGACGCGAAAGCGCGACGAACCGCCTGTGCAGATCAGCTATGCTAACCGCAGCGAATGGATGGTTACCGTTGCCATCAGTTTAGGGGGATGGGCCGTACTGTACCTGTTGTTAAAATACTTTACCCCTTCGGATGTGCCGATACTGGATTCCTTTGTATCGTCAACCGCGTGGGCCGGTATGTGGTTGCTGGCCAGGCGGAAAATTGAGAATTGGGTATTGCTCAACATCAGTAATTTTGTTGCGGTACCCCTGTTATTTTATAAAGGTTTACCGCTTTTTGCCTGCCTAACCATCTTTTTGTTCGTGGTGGCCATATTTGGCTATATCGATTGGAAGAAAAAGCTGGACGGCAAGATCAACGTAGCCGCTAATTAA